In the Panthera leo isolate Ple1 chromosome C2, P.leo_Ple1_pat1.1, whole genome shotgun sequence genome, TAAAGTAGCCCATAAACACCTTTGCGATCGCCCCACTCCACTAATTTCATCTTGGGCTACTCTCTCACCCTCATCTACTCTGCTCTGGTCACACTTGCTGTTCCTCAATAAAAACAGACCTGTTCCTGCCTTAGGGCCTGGCCACTGAAAGCTCCCTTTGCTGGACTGCTGTTATCccccagggctcaatccctcaCCTCTTTCAAGCTTTGCTCAATAAGGCCTCTCTCGGGAAGGTCTGCcctgaccaccctatttaaaattgcaacctCCTCTCATACAAgcactccttctctcccttactctgttctctttttgttCCAGAACACATTTTAATACAGGAATAAATCTGTAAGCTTCCAAATTATAGCCTGCTTCTCTCATGAGACTAAGTGCCTTGTTCTCACCTTCCCTATACTCATTTTAGAGTTTATTCTTAAGAATGTTAAgctgttatatgtcaattatatctccctcccaccaccaccaaaaaaaaaaaaaaaaaaaaaggaaaaatgaaacaatgtcaAACTTCTTACTTAAGACTCCATTCCAAGTACAGACCAAAGTTGGGGTAGGGGTGGGCAATaagaacatttcttttcttttttttttttaaattttttaatgtttatttatttttgagaaagagcgagagagacagagagcaagcaggggaggagcagagagagagagggagacacagaatctgaagcaggctccagtctctgagctgtcagcacagagcccaacgcggggctccagctcacgaaccatgagatcatgacctgagccgaagatggacgcttaaccggctgagctacccaggcgccccagaacttttattttctattgtcaATATCCTTGAGTGAAAAACAGTAAGACAAAGACCAAAATGAAACTGTAAAATTGCAGCTATGACATGATAATGCAGAGTTTTATACGTATAAGCCAGGTAAGAAACACTATACAACTGTTCCCTCCAAAATAAGTCTAGGAGCTCTCAACAATTTTAATTACTTAGTAAATAAAGGAGGAATACAGGTTGTCaatctttatgattattattctatttaatgTGTAATCAATAATTTTCATTAGCTACGCAGTTTTCTTTATTGCCTTCTCCAAAGCTAAAATGAGTTACCTGCACTTACACATCACAGACTGCTCTAGGTCCTTGCCTTCCAaccacttccccccacccccgcaccttTTAAAATTCGACGACTTACCTTGtcataaattacttttataatgagaGAGCAGCTAGGACACGTTGCCACGTCTTCCCCATTCTCCAAATCTTCCTATAACAAAATCAAACACCGTACGGTATTGTCTTCCCTTTGCGATCTCCTCCTCCCAAACTCTTTCCACCCTTACGGTCAAGCTCCTTTGTGGCTCGTCTCCCGACAAGGTATGTGAGGGCCAAAAAGGCCTGCCGAGACAGATATCAACTCTATTTCTCCCGCGAAGCGCTACTTGAAAATACCCGGGAAGGTTAGCCAAGATTCAGTCGCCTCCAAACCCCTGGGAAGACTTCAAAAAAACCGCGTCCCTTCCTCCCAAAAGAACTGGGATCCTAAATGGAGGAGGATGGCAAGATAGCAGCTGCCCGCCATCCGACCTTTCCCACCTGCACCTTCCAGCCCTCCGCCTGCCTAAAGGCCAGAACGATGTGCCACGGTCAAATCAGGGTATCAACTTTACGGCGACTCATAGACAGGGCAAAAAGGGCGTGGAAAATTGTGAGCTGCAAGGTGACGGGACCGCGGAAAGAACGTAGCAAGAGCGAAAACGCGCCTGCTCCGACGAGTCGCCGGGAGGGGCCCTGAAGTTACCTTGGTAATGCAGAAGTTATCCCCACACGGGCAGGGGTAGAAATACGTCTCCGAGTCTTCATCATATTGGAAGTCCTCGATCTCCACCTCGTCGTGAAACACGGCCATTGTCACTGGGGTCGGCAGATGCCTGTCGTCCCCGCCAGCCGACACTGCCCCGGGACGGTCTAATTTCTCCCGCGCGGGCCCCAGCCGGGTGTTTTCAGCGGGCACCGGCTCAGGAACTATCGCTTCCGGCGCATACACAAAGACGCAACGCCGGCTTTCGAGGCCAAATGGGTGACCCGGTAGCGGTCACCATGGAGATGGCTGAGCTAGGGGGCGGAGACCCTGGATGAGGGCGCCAGCTGCTAGGTGGTGTGCTCACCGCGCCGGCTGTCGGAGGCACCGACCAATAAAATGTGGGGATCGCTTGCGCCGCTCTGACGTGTCGTCTGGGACACCGGAAGTTGTCTCGCGCGGGTGGTGGAGCTCCGGCAGGTCTTCGAGCGAAGTCCCCGCGGCGCCGGAGGCGCGGAGGCCCTTTACTGCGGCTGCCGTCCTAGCTCAAGTCCGCCGGGTTTAGAGAGGCCTGGACCTTAGTCTGCGGAATCGGTGGCATCCCCCCGGTCTTCAACGCCCTTGGGGAGAGGAGGGCGCTCCTCTGCTAGGTCTCAGGCGGCGGCAGGAGCAGCTCTGCCTCCTGgacctcccttcctgcctccccggTGACGGACGAAAAGTCCACTTGGAATTTTGATTCACCGAGTGACCTTGAGCTCAGGGCGACGCCTACGTTGTAGTTCCTGGCTGCGCTCGGCCATTCAGGTACATCCCCGCCTCTCTCCCTTATTCCAGATTATCTTCAAATGCCCTAAATTGTGTTGAGAGGACCACGGCCGGGAAGGCAGGCTGAGTTCTAGTCCTATGTTTGCCAAGCATGTATCATTATTAATGACAATGACTTGTAATAATAGTAATGACACCACCTTTTATTATTGGGAGTTTGCTATATACCGAGTATTGCACTAAGTATGATTCTTATATCAACCCTGGGAGTTTAGATGTTACTCCGTATTATTGATGTTCAGACTAAGATAACAGAGTTGGATATCTTGACCAAAACCACCTGTCTAGGAAATGAAGGCCCTGTCAGTCCACAAAGCCTCCGAACAAAGTACTTAATTTATTTGAACCAGGTTTCTTTTTTGTCAAAGGAATGGTATTTGCAGACAGAGTTATCACCCTGAGACCTCTGTATACATTaaagtgaaatgcaaataaaaggtGCTTTGTCTTGAAGGCAGTGCTAGTGCCTGTTTTAGTGCAAGGAGATTCCATGGGAGGTATCGCTCCATTACTCCACATTTATTCAAACTTAGGAATGCAATGCAGTGAAAACGGCACTTTGAGAAATAGATGTGGGGTCAGAATCTGACTGTTGGGAACTTGCTCTGGGAGCTGGATATTTACATTCATTGAGCCTTATTTTGCCTTCTGACTAAAAAGGGGTTGGGTTAGAGATGATTTACAAGACTGCGTTCAGATCTCACATTCCACTTTTGCACGGAAGTTACCCGTTTTACTTGGTTAGCAATTATTTATaccatatttcatttatatttacatggTATGTTGAGGGcaacacttgcacacacacacattcctatgcttatttatatacacatactccAAGGTTTGCATGAAGTTACCAATTTTGTGCACACTGAGGTGTAGCTCCACATGGTTTAGCTCTTTTAAGTCTTGAAAAGAGGAACCTGGGAGAAAATCAGTAAGTTACATAAAAGTTGGTAGAAGGTTATCTCGAGGGCCTCATATTAGCATAATTGGAGACCTACCCAGCAGTTAGGAAACACTTGTTCAATTAAATGGGATGATTCTGGAGTGACTGGGCAAAGGAGAAATCCCAGCAAAGCCCACCCAGCTCCATGGCTGCTCCTTGTATCTCTGTAGATACATATACTTCCCACGTAGTATCTTGGAGACAGGAGGACAAGGGACAGTCTTCCAGGGTCTGTTCACTAGTCCCAGTGATCATTTTGAGGTTGGGAACCATCTTTAGTTCTTCAGTGCTTCTCAGCATAAGTACCTACAAATTGAAGATGAGCCATTTTTGAATGTGCAGAAATGGGTGCGTTCATATTTGGTTTTTGGAAGTCTAAATTGGTAGGCcttttagaaagcaatttggACCTAGCAAAAACAATTTGCTGgggaattttaaaatctgaggtCAGTAGCCTAGCAGTTACAGGAGTTGTTgggttatatacatatatatatatatatatatatatatatgtatatatatatatatatatatatatatatattttatgtataatttctttGTAACTTTCCAACTTTGAGTTTGTATTacctaaaatggaaaaagaaaaactagtgaACTACTTATTAATTATAATGAACACTATTTGTCAGGCACTGTTATCAAATGGTTTGTGTGCATGAGGTCATTAAAGAAGCCCAGTGAGGTGTAGGTATATTAATCCCATTATCAACACTGGGAAACT is a window encoding:
- the DPH3 gene encoding DPH3 homolog isoform X1 codes for the protein MAVFHDEVEIEDFQYDEDSETYFYPCPCGDNFCITKEDLENGEDVATCPSCSLIIKVIYDKDQFMCGETVPAPSTHKELVKC
- the DPH3 gene encoding DPH3 homolog isoform X2, which translates into the protein MAVFHDEVEIEDFQYDEDSETYFYPCPCGDNFCITKDQFMCGETVPAPSTHKELVKC